In Kordiimonas pumila, a single genomic region encodes these proteins:
- a CDS encoding amidohydrolase, with the protein MLDRRTFIAGMGATLAVSAALRAGTVHLDVAYVNGQVWVSAGVPLASAIGTVNNHIAAVGGSAVKAMIGPKTQVIDLEGAFVTPGIIEPHVHLFMAAEALVSINLRSAGTPADFAAILGDYAAKVQPGKWIEGGSWDEQLWGGQLPTRHWIDDVTPNNPVAVARLDLHMLLLNSLALKLAGIDRNTPDPEGGIIVRDEQGEPTGILKDKAKDLVQRVIPSMTEAEKEARLRVCTQHALSLGVTQIHTKALDWVSHDALRSLRAKGETDVRFKSFVPLADWQRLQSLIAEEGRGDDWVRWGGLKGLADGSLGSGTALFYDEYTDEPGNKGISFVPLADLREQIIAADGAGLHLAVHAIGDRANDEVLGMFAEAIQKNGPRDRRFIIEHAQHIRPQSFSRFADLGVIASMQPYHAIDDGRWAEKRIGEKRLHGTYAFNSLLKAGVQVGFGSDWPVAPLDPRLGIQAAVLRQTLDGANPEGWLPYEKVSAETALKAYTETNAYVGYQENKLGRLIPGYLADFVIWGGNLLTHAPEKLHEVPVLKTVVDGKVRFVG; encoded by the coding sequence ATGTTGGATAGGCGGACATTTATAGCGGGAATGGGAGCAACACTTGCTGTTTCAGCGGCGCTTCGTGCAGGCACTGTGCACCTTGATGTGGCCTATGTAAATGGCCAGGTTTGGGTAAGCGCTGGTGTGCCTCTTGCCTCTGCAATAGGCACTGTCAATAATCATATTGCCGCTGTAGGTGGTAGTGCCGTTAAGGCCATGATAGGCCCTAAAACTCAGGTAATAGACCTTGAGGGTGCTTTTGTAACGCCGGGCATTATTGAGCCACATGTGCATTTGTTTATGGCGGCGGAAGCACTTGTCAGTATTAATTTGCGTAGCGCCGGTACACCCGCTGATTTTGCCGCTATTTTAGGTGATTATGCTGCAAAAGTGCAACCCGGTAAGTGGATTGAAGGGGGCAGTTGGGATGAACAGCTTTGGGGTGGTCAGCTTCCTACCCGCCACTGGATTGATGATGTAACTCCTAATAACCCTGTAGCCGTAGCCCGGCTTGATCTTCACATGCTGCTGCTTAATTCACTAGCACTTAAGCTGGCCGGCATTGATCGCAACACACCAGACCCTGAGGGTGGTATAATTGTACGCGACGAGCAAGGCGAGCCTACCGGGATATTGAAAGACAAAGCGAAAGACTTGGTTCAAAGGGTTATCCCTTCTATGACGGAGGCTGAAAAGGAAGCCCGCTTGCGGGTTTGTACTCAGCATGCACTTAGCCTTGGTGTTACCCAAATTCACACCAAAGCACTTGATTGGGTAAGTCATGATGCGCTGAGGTCTTTACGGGCAAAAGGTGAAACAGATGTTCGGTTCAAGTCTTTTGTGCCGCTCGCAGACTGGCAGCGATTGCAAAGCTTGATCGCCGAGGAGGGACGTGGGGATGACTGGGTCCGGTGGGGCGGCCTAAAGGGTTTAGCTGATGGCTCACTGGGTTCAGGGACCGCCCTGTTTTATGATGAGTATACGGATGAACCGGGTAATAAAGGCATATCTTTTGTGCCACTTGCTGACCTGCGCGAACAGATTATTGCAGCTGACGGGGCCGGATTGCATTTAGCCGTTCATGCTATTGGGGACCGCGCCAATGATGAAGTTCTTGGTATGTTTGCGGAAGCTATTCAAAAAAACGGACCAAGAGACAGACGCTTTATCATTGAGCATGCGCAGCATATCAGGCCGCAGAGCTTTTCTAGGTTTGCAGATCTTGGTGTTATTGCTTCCATGCAACCTTATCATGCCATTGATGATGGCCGCTGGGCTGAAAAACGTATTGGTGAAAAACGCCTTCATGGCACTTATGCCTTTAACTCTCTTTTGAAAGCAGGAGTGCAGGTGGGCTTTGGGTCTGATTGGCCTGTTGCTCCTTTGGATCCTCGGCTTGGTATTCAGGCAGCTGTATTAAGGCAAACACTGGACGGCGCGAACCCTGAGGGGTGGTTGCCATACGAAAAGGTCTCGGCTGAAACAGCCCTAAAGGCTTACACAGAAACCAATGCTTATGTTGGCTATCAGGAAAACAAGCTAGGCAGGCTTATTCCTGGTTATTTGGCGGATTTTGTCATTTGGGGCGGTAATCTCCTAACTCATGCACCTGAAAAATTGCATGAAGTGCCTGTTTTGAAAACAGTGGTAGATGGCAAAGTACGGTTTGTGGGGTAA
- a CDS encoding hydroxymethylglutaryl-CoA reductase, degradative, with amino-acid sequence MDSLPTNKPVRSHIINMRHMEPAERLAAVCTAAHLGQQEGAFFSGEGVLPLHIANGMIENVIGKFELPLGIATNFIVNGKEYLVPMVVEEPSVVAAASYMAKLAAQGGGFSARAEQPIMRAQIQVLGVTDPFGAKQRLLEHKESLIEKANSRDKVLIDLGGGCKDVEVHIFENSPVGPMVVMHILVDVRDAMGANTVNTMAEMLAPDVERITGGKVRLRILSNLADLRIVRAKVELEPSVMDTKMYSGADVCRGMVEACALAIVDPYRAATHNKGIMNGIDPVVVATGNDWRAIEAGAHAYAARNGHYTSLTRWEMAANGKMVGTIELPMALGLVGGATKTHPAAQAALRLLKVSSASELSEVVATVGLAQNMAAIRALATEGIQRGHMTLHARNIAITAGASGPDIDRIAKALADSGDVSVTHAKRLIGKD; translated from the coding sequence ATGGATTCACTGCCAACTAATAAACCTGTACGCTCTCATATCATTAATATGCGTCATATGGAGCCGGCAGAGAGGTTGGCGGCGGTTTGCACTGCGGCCCATTTGGGTCAACAAGAAGGTGCCTTTTTTTCAGGAGAAGGCGTTCTGCCACTCCATATCGCTAATGGCATGATAGAAAATGTTATTGGTAAGTTTGAACTACCTCTCGGCATTGCAACTAATTTTATTGTGAACGGTAAAGAGTACCTTGTACCAATGGTTGTGGAAGAACCTTCGGTTGTTGCTGCTGCTTCCTATATGGCTAAACTCGCTGCTCAGGGCGGCGGCTTTTCGGCCCGTGCCGAGCAGCCTATTATGCGTGCGCAAATTCAGGTTTTGGGGGTAACGGACCCTTTTGGTGCCAAGCAACGGCTTTTGGAGCATAAAGAAAGCCTGATTGAGAAAGCCAATTCCCGCGATAAGGTACTGATAGACCTAGGTGGTGGCTGTAAAGATGTTGAAGTTCATATCTTTGAAAACAGCCCTGTTGGCCCAATGGTGGTTATGCATATTCTTGTAGATGTGCGTGACGCTATGGGGGCCAATACTGTGAATACTATGGCTGAGATGCTTGCGCCTGATGTTGAGCGGATTACGGGTGGCAAGGTCAGGCTTAGGATACTGTCAAATCTCGCTGATCTGCGCATTGTGCGAGCCAAGGTCGAGCTTGAGCCGTCTGTGATGGATACAAAAATGTATAGCGGGGCCGATGTTTGTAGGGGTATGGTTGAGGCTTGCGCTCTGGCAATTGTTGACCCTTACAGGGCTGCCACGCACAATAAAGGGATCATGAATGGGATTGACCCGGTTGTGGTTGCGACAGGGAACGACTGGCGAGCTATTGAAGCGGGTGCTCATGCTTATGCAGCGCGCAACGGACACTATACATCATTAACCCGCTGGGAAATGGCCGCAAATGGTAAAATGGTAGGTACAATAGAACTGCCTATGGCTTTGGGGCTGGTAGGGGGGGCAACAAAAACCCATCCTGCTGCCCAAGCAGCATTACGGCTATTAAAGGTCTCGAGTGCCAGTGAGCTTTCTGAAGTTGTGGCAACAGTTGGTTTGGCTCAAAACATGGCGGCAATCCGGGCGCTTGCAACCGAAGGTATCCAGCGTGGCCACATGACATTACATGCGCGAAATATAGCAATTACGGCTGGTGCAAGCGGTCCTGACATTGACCGAATTGCCAAAGCATTGGCGGACAGTGGGGATGTGAGTGTTACGCACGCTAAAAGGTTGATAGGCAAGGACTAA
- a CDS encoding aminotransferase-like domain-containing protein: MNKADKIVDSITSDIHTGAILPKQKLPSIRKTAEDFKVSKNTVIDAYDKLTAQGLVHAVHGSGFYVSDLTDMDLQVTQPQHILEAFDRISLLNAQLNQEMHVRVGDGRPPLSWMQDALPEKLSGNFLRRFEGDQTAYGSANGNMSLREVIAKKYRINGMQTAAEQVVTTFGANHALDLIIRRFLEPGDTVLVDEPGYYPLFAKLKLSKINFIGVPRTPQGPDTHKLRLLAKQYRPKFFFTQSRYQNPTGSSMDLPTAHSVLQIGTMYGMRIVDNDPFFDLPDQTGVPLALLDQFENVIAISSYSKLLSASFRVGYLIASPQITKEIAELKLITTINSSRFTEMLTCEMITNRRYQRHLKKISAQLAELRANFNKHIEKIGLEVLDPNGGGFYSFLMLPANMDETQIARRALSKGIFLAPGKFFFVDEKSRVPAFRINITRADNMRFYQFLKNEVASSIS; the protein is encoded by the coding sequence ATGAATAAAGCCGACAAAATTGTAGACAGTATTACGTCGGATATTCATACCGGCGCTATACTTCCCAAGCAAAAGCTTCCCTCAATCCGGAAGACCGCTGAAGATTTCAAAGTTTCAAAGAACACCGTTATTGATGCTTATGACAAACTTACCGCACAAGGGCTTGTACATGCCGTTCACGGATCTGGCTTTTATGTTTCAGACCTGACGGACATGGACCTTCAAGTTACCCAGCCACAACATATTCTGGAGGCATTTGATCGCATTTCATTATTAAATGCCCAGTTGAATCAGGAAATGCATGTTAGAGTTGGCGACGGGCGCCCACCCCTATCATGGATGCAAGATGCCCTACCTGAAAAACTTTCAGGTAACTTTCTCCGCCGATTTGAAGGCGATCAAACCGCCTATGGAAGCGCCAATGGCAACATGTCACTGCGTGAAGTTATTGCAAAAAAGTATCGCATAAACGGTATGCAAACCGCTGCAGAGCAAGTCGTAACTACATTTGGTGCCAATCATGCACTTGATCTCATTATTCGTCGCTTTCTGGAGCCTGGCGACACAGTACTTGTCGATGAACCCGGCTACTATCCTTTGTTTGCAAAACTCAAATTGTCGAAAATAAATTTCATAGGTGTACCCAGAACGCCTCAAGGGCCTGACACGCACAAACTACGCCTACTGGCAAAGCAGTACCGGCCAAAGTTTTTTTTCACGCAGTCAAGATACCAGAACCCTACAGGCTCCAGCATGGACCTACCTACTGCGCATTCGGTCTTACAAATAGGGACCATGTACGGCATGCGCATTGTAGACAATGACCCGTTTTTTGATTTGCCTGATCAAACTGGTGTACCTCTCGCACTCTTGGATCAATTCGAAAATGTAATCGCCATCTCTAGCTATTCGAAACTGTTGTCGGCAAGCTTTCGTGTTGGATACTTAATCGCTTCACCGCAAATTACTAAAGAAATTGCCGAGCTAAAACTGATAACAACGATCAATAGTTCACGCTTCACCGAAATGCTGACCTGTGAAATGATAACGAACAGGCGTTACCAGCGTCATTTAAAGAAAATATCAGCACAGCTTGCCGAACTTCGAGCAAACTTTAATAAACACATTGAAAAAATAGGCCTAGAGGTTTTAGACCCTAACGGAGGTGGGTTTTATAGTTTCCTCATGTTACCTGCAAACATGGACGAGACACAAATCGCGCGACGTGCCCTGTCAAAAGGTATATTTTTGGCACCGGGAAAGTTCTTTTTTGTGGACGAGAAGAGCCGGGTGCCCGCTTTTCGCATTAATATAACCCGCGCAGATAATATGAGATTCTATCAATTTCTTAAAAATGAGGTCGCATCGTCTATATCTTGA
- a CDS encoding CaiB/BaiF CoA transferase family protein has product MDSVSSEHVTANNSMGRTGPLSGVVVLDITRVVAGPYCSMMLADMGATVIKVENPADPDYARTFPPFAGDAQFSAFFSQYNRNKKAITLNLKSEEGKTILKALVKKANILIENFRPGTMDKLGLGYEVLAKENPALIYTAISGFGRTGPNSSRPAFDNTGQAVGGLWSMNGYEDRPPVRVGTIIGDLSASLYAAVGTVAALREAERSGIGQVVDVSQQDSVLSLTENAVIRYTLENDVASPIGNNHPFVRPYGQYPCKDGYVFFGGYTDKFWKISCQLFGNAELVNDPEIDTMEKRFNEDTYKRRIEPILNNWFSRYTKAELEEIAGDKIPLSAIKTIAEVVEDPHVIARKMIVDVPVDTQMVRMIGNPIHLSNMGSPKMDQAPNVGADNAEIYSSLLGFSSEDIEHLRAEGTL; this is encoded by the coding sequence ATGGATAGTGTAAGCTCAGAGCATGTGACCGCAAATAATAGTATGGGCCGCACGGGGCCCCTTTCTGGCGTAGTCGTGCTGGATATAACACGAGTTGTCGCAGGCCCTTACTGCTCCATGATGCTTGCAGATATGGGCGCCACGGTTATAAAAGTGGAAAATCCAGCTGACCCAGATTATGCCCGTACATTCCCTCCCTTTGCAGGCGATGCACAGTTCAGTGCTTTCTTTTCTCAGTATAACCGAAACAAAAAAGCTATAACCCTCAACCTCAAATCGGAAGAGGGTAAAACAATACTCAAGGCACTTGTAAAAAAAGCCAATATCCTTATTGAAAACTTCCGGCCTGGCACGATGGACAAGCTAGGTCTTGGGTATGAAGTGTTAGCAAAAGAAAACCCGGCTCTCATTTATACAGCGATAAGCGGGTTTGGGCGAACTGGCCCAAACTCTTCCCGTCCGGCCTTTGATAACACGGGGCAAGCCGTAGGGGGGCTATGGTCCATGAACGGTTACGAGGACCGCCCACCAGTACGTGTTGGCACCATAATAGGCGATCTATCTGCTTCGCTTTATGCAGCGGTGGGTACAGTTGCCGCCCTGCGTGAAGCTGAACGCAGCGGCATTGGACAAGTTGTTGATGTATCGCAGCAGGATTCTGTGCTTAGCTTGACGGAAAACGCAGTGATCCGTTACACGCTTGAAAATGATGTTGCATCACCCATTGGTAATAACCATCCCTTTGTACGCCCTTACGGTCAATATCCCTGCAAAGACGGTTACGTGTTTTTTGGAGGCTATACCGATAAATTCTGGAAAATATCATGTCAATTATTCGGCAATGCCGAACTGGTAAATGATCCAGAGATTGACACAATGGAAAAACGTTTCAATGAGGACACATACAAACGCCGTATCGAACCAATACTAAATAACTGGTTTAGCCGTTACACCAAAGCTGAACTGGAAGAGATTGCAGGCGACAAAATTCCACTAAGCGCAATTAAGACCATCGCGGAAGTAGTGGAGGATCCACACGTTATCGCCCGGAAAATGATAGTAGATGTACCGGTTGACACCCAGATGGTCAGAATGATTGGGAATCCTATACACCTCTCAAACATGGGAAGCCCGAAAATGGATCAAGCCCCCAATGTTGGTGCCGATAATGCCGAAATTTATTCCAGCTTACTTGGCTTTAGCTCAGAAGATATAGAGCATCTTCGTGCCGAAGGGACTCTTTAA
- a CDS encoding enoyl-CoA hydratase/isomerase family protein: protein MAIDYEKNGHVATITFNRPEKLNAMSLRMYDALGEAYCEARDDNDVRAVVLAGKGDRAFCVGADLTESIPALAEDRFDISEWDAAHMKGIRMYKPVICAVHGLCMGGGFEFMLSTDIRVVADDAIFQLPEPQHGFVPAGGTLVRLVRQISYAHAMQIMLMAERLTAADLYRMGVVNEVLPSDRVLPRAHEIAQGIAALGPVAIQTIKEAALTLHSEPLEEAFKKEAILGQKAFTCDDAKAGLANFIARGANKTKKPSHSQ from the coding sequence ATGGCTATTGATTACGAAAAGAACGGCCACGTTGCGACTATTACATTTAATCGCCCAGAAAAGCTCAACGCCATGTCACTTCGTATGTACGACGCCCTTGGTGAAGCTTATTGTGAGGCACGAGATGATAATGATGTGCGCGCAGTGGTGCTAGCAGGAAAAGGGGACCGGGCCTTTTGCGTTGGTGCAGACCTTACAGAATCAATTCCTGCATTGGCGGAAGACCGTTTCGATATAAGTGAATGGGACGCTGCCCATATGAAAGGTATCCGCATGTACAAACCTGTGATCTGTGCTGTACATGGTTTGTGTATGGGCGGTGGTTTTGAATTCATGCTTTCTACAGATATTCGGGTGGTCGCGGATGACGCTATTTTTCAACTACCTGAGCCACAGCACGGTTTTGTTCCTGCAGGCGGAACCCTAGTAAGATTAGTACGCCAAATCTCATACGCCCATGCTATGCAGATTATGCTTATGGCCGAACGCCTGACTGCCGCAGATTTATACCGAATGGGTGTGGTCAATGAGGTGTTACCATCTGATCGAGTACTGCCCCGAGCCCATGAAATAGCGCAAGGCATTGCTGCACTCGGACCAGTTGCTATCCAAACAATCAAAGAAGCAGCTTTAACGCTCCACTCTGAGCCTCTCGAAGAAGCCTTTAAAAAAGAAGCTATCCTCGGTCAAAAAGCCTTCACCTGTGACGATGCAAAGGCCGGGCTTGCTAATTTCATTGCGCGCGGCGCCAACAAAACAAAAAAGCCCTCGCATTCCCAATAA
- a CDS encoding metal-dependent hydrolase family protein: MTLRLNRRAVLNGLLVTPLLAAAAPAPVLSTILIRNTYLFDGINSVRRPCNVRITGKHIDAISSGDIPIPAGSTVIDAAGQTLMPGLTDAHWHMAAVKGVSWMGPEDAVSIALIFEDAKRQLMRGFTTVRDTAGSILDVRDAIDRGIVPGPRCFPSGAAISQTSGHGDFDPVDELPVSLGGAPSHYRRLGMTAVANGVPEVLAAARHQLKRGATQVKIMAGGGVTSDYDPIDTLQFTPKELQAIVQAASDWGTYACAHAYTAHGVRRCLDAGVLSIEHGHLIDDATAELMAEKGAWLSTQPFEDGDNILTEAQLKKARESLGHTGWQTSVKLAKKHGVKVAFGTDLFARTATSRTENAALPRLGEIFSNAEVLRIATSGNCDLFAQSGKRNPYRAAPIGVVKEGAWADLLLIRGNPLDNLHLIEDYEKNMLLIIKDGIIHKNLIGTEMSAQTQEW; this comes from the coding sequence ATGACATTGAGGTTGAACCGCCGAGCCGTGCTAAACGGCCTGCTAGTGACCCCCTTACTTGCAGCTGCAGCCCCTGCACCAGTTTTATCTACAATATTAATTCGTAACACATACCTCTTCGACGGGATTAACAGCGTACGCAGGCCCTGCAATGTTCGGATAACAGGTAAGCACATTGATGCTATTTCCTCAGGAGATATTCCCATACCCGCAGGGTCAACTGTCATTGACGCTGCAGGCCAAACTCTTATGCCGGGCCTCACTGACGCACATTGGCACATGGCTGCAGTTAAAGGAGTTAGTTGGATGGGGCCAGAAGATGCCGTTTCAATTGCTCTAATTTTTGAAGATGCCAAGCGGCAACTGATGCGCGGCTTTACAACGGTGCGAGATACGGCAGGCTCTATCCTAGATGTCAGAGATGCGATTGATCGGGGGATTGTGCCTGGTCCCAGATGCTTTCCCAGCGGTGCCGCAATTTCACAAACGTCAGGGCACGGCGACTTTGACCCAGTGGATGAATTACCAGTTAGCCTCGGCGGCGCACCTTCGCATTACCGACGCTTGGGTATGACAGCCGTGGCAAACGGCGTACCCGAGGTTCTTGCGGCGGCCCGACACCAACTCAAACGCGGTGCCACACAGGTTAAAATTATGGCTGGAGGAGGTGTCACTTCGGATTACGACCCCATCGACACACTTCAGTTTACACCTAAGGAACTGCAAGCAATCGTTCAAGCAGCATCAGATTGGGGTACCTATGCCTGCGCCCATGCTTACACTGCGCACGGCGTTCGGCGATGTCTTGATGCTGGCGTGTTATCCATCGAACATGGCCACCTAATTGATGACGCAACAGCCGAACTTATGGCTGAAAAAGGTGCTTGGCTCTCGACACAACCATTCGAAGATGGTGACAACATTCTAACCGAGGCGCAACTCAAGAAAGCTCGCGAATCATTAGGCCACACAGGTTGGCAGACAAGTGTAAAACTCGCAAAAAAACATGGGGTTAAGGTTGCTTTTGGCACTGATCTTTTTGCGCGAACCGCTACATCACGAACAGAAAATGCGGCCCTACCGCGGCTTGGTGAAATATTTTCGAATGCAGAGGTTTTACGCATTGCAACCTCAGGCAATTGCGACCTTTTTGCCCAAAGCGGTAAGCGCAACCCCTATCGCGCGGCCCCTATTGGGGTAGTGAAGGAAGGCGCTTGGGCAGACCTACTCCTGATCCGCGGTAATCCCTTGGATAACCTACACTTGATTGAGGATTACGAGAAAAATATGCTGCTCATCATAAAGGATGGCATTATTCATAAGAATTTGATCGGCACTGAGATGTCGGCGCAAACACAGGAGTGGTAA
- a CDS encoding alpha/beta hydrolase, giving the protein MFRLVPIAPCLIAFALNLFEAAPSLAQEPPTNSVSYQIPGTEVFTMTADNSGEAYRIFVSKPEQPAPNGGFPVLYVLDGNAFFAGFAGERRLEEFGKQAGGSVIIVGVGYPTDQPYDMLRRLYDFTPAWPVEMPANQISMQDLKAGGNENFAQFLLGQLRTEIIKRYPVAPDRQSLFGHSLGGLFALHILYSRPNAFEAIIAASPSQWWNDQEILLEERAFSEQLIKGNISAGVSRLLLLTGEQDKAATITWDAEALLGRLSPLSAYGLRTRFEKFEKETHITVPYRAITPTIRFVSGLP; this is encoded by the coding sequence ATGTTTAGGCTTGTACCAATAGCACCCTGCCTTATCGCCTTTGCGCTCAACCTCTTTGAGGCCGCTCCCAGCTTGGCGCAAGAGCCCCCTACAAACTCTGTCAGCTACCAAATACCCGGTACTGAAGTATTTACCATGACAGCTGATAATAGTGGGGAAGCCTACCGTATTTTCGTTTCAAAGCCAGAACAACCGGCACCAAATGGTGGGTTTCCAGTGCTCTATGTATTAGACGGCAATGCATTCTTCGCAGGATTTGCAGGAGAACGACGGCTTGAAGAATTCGGCAAGCAAGCTGGTGGTTCTGTTATAATAGTTGGTGTCGGTTATCCAACTGATCAACCCTATGATATGTTACGCAGACTCTATGATTTCACACCAGCTTGGCCCGTGGAAATGCCTGCAAACCAAATTAGTATGCAGGACCTGAAAGCCGGAGGAAACGAAAATTTCGCCCAATTTCTCCTTGGACAACTACGCACCGAAATCATAAAACGTTATCCCGTTGCTCCTGACCGACAATCACTGTTTGGCCATTCACTAGGCGGTCTGTTCGCATTGCATATCTTGTACTCAAGGCCTAATGCCTTTGAGGCCATTATCGCCGCCAGCCCATCTCAGTGGTGGAATGATCAGGAAATCCTATTGGAAGAGCGTGCCTTCAGCGAACAACTGATCAAAGGCAATATTTCAGCCGGCGTTAGTCGCCTACTGCTATTGACAGGCGAGCAAGATAAAGCCGCAACGATTACCTGGGATGCTGAAGCTCTTTTAGGGCGCCTCAGCCCTCTATCGGCCTATGGGTTACGAACACGATTTGAAAAGTTTGAAAAAGAGACGCATATCACCGTACCTTATCGAGCAATAACACCAACGATACGCTTTGTATCAGGATTACCTTGA
- a CDS encoding Lrp/AsnC family transcriptional regulator, giving the protein MMTALSASDIADHLGMTPPPCWRRIKRLRDDGILDRQVWLANPELLGFGVTMYATVKLATHDADATTAFRQAVQTYPEVQECYILLGAIDVLLKVVAKDIQAYEAFFYNHLSQLPGVREVTSSVIMTEVKKTTALPVNV; this is encoded by the coding sequence ATGATGACTGCTTTATCAGCGAGTGATATTGCTGATCATCTAGGTATGACGCCTCCGCCTTGTTGGCGCAGAATTAAACGATTACGTGATGATGGCATTTTAGATAGGCAGGTGTGGCTGGCGAACCCCGAACTGCTTGGTTTTGGGGTGACGATGTATGCTACAGTTAAGTTGGCAACCCATGACGCAGATGCAACTACAGCTTTTCGGCAAGCAGTCCAAACTTATCCAGAAGTGCAGGAATGTTATATTTTACTTGGGGCTATTGATGTTTTGCTTAAAGTTGTAGCTAAGGATATCCAAGCATATGAAGCATTTTTCTATAATCATCTGTCTCAACTTCCTGGCGTAAGGGAGGTTACCTCAAGCGTCATAATGACCGAAGTAAAGAAAACCACTGCCCTTCCAGTGAATGTTTAG
- a CDS encoding 2-dehydropantoate 2-reductase N-terminal domain-containing protein, which translates to MGDFVNDFTGKYITSFDAGTTLDDVRTIGQRTPYVGGIQEGAGNASASTAKGVYFCISAAVRLQLKATDLKGVRVAIQGAGNVGARLAVMLSKAQAIVTIADVDMRKAEAIAAKTGATIESPDRIHTLDVDVYAPCALGGVITDDSIPQIQASIVAGGANNQLLEARHADGLQDAGILYCPDYLANAGGIIDLHYQRPIASRKELNAHLMSLGNTLEDIILRSKAAGKTTLQISDEIVHERLHKAKG; encoded by the coding sequence ATGGGTGACTTCGTAAATGATTTCACGGGGAAATATATTACATCTTTTGATGCAGGCACAACATTAGATGATGTTCGAACTATAGGGCAGCGCACCCCTTATGTAGGTGGCATTCAGGAAGGTGCTGGAAATGCCTCGGCATCTACAGCAAAAGGTGTCTATTTTTGTATCTCTGCTGCGGTTCGCCTCCAATTAAAGGCTACTGACTTGAAGGGAGTACGTGTTGCAATTCAAGGTGCGGGTAATGTCGGTGCGCGCCTTGCCGTGATGCTAAGCAAAGCCCAAGCCATTGTTACAATTGCTGACGTTGACATGCGAAAGGCAGAAGCTATAGCCGCCAAAACAGGAGCTACCATTGAAAGCCCAGACCGCATTCATACCCTAGATGTTGATGTATATGCTCCTTGCGCCTTAGGTGGAGTGATTACAGATGACAGTATCCCTCAAATTCAAGCCAGCATTGTTGCAGGAGGTGCCAATAATCAACTTTTAGAGGCCCGTCATGCCGATGGGTTGCAAGATGCCGGAATATTATACTGCCCTGATTATCTAGCTAATGCAGGTGGTATTATTGATTTACATTATCAACGACCAATTGCTTCCCGCAAAGAACTGAATGCGCACCTTATGAGCCTAGGTAACACCCTTGAAGACATCATTCTAAGATCAAAAGCGGCCGGTAAAACGACGTTACAGATCTCAGACGAGATTGTTCATGAGCGCCTCCATAAAGCTAAGGGTTAA
- a CDS encoding nuclear transport factor 2 family protein: MLLGNIISEYYSRIDSCDIEWVIKLFAENAIYHRADSAYCGRNQIHKFFTDGRKIRGDHILDSIWSFDHRVICTGTFKGVGAAGDPRKVGFSDFWAFDQKHLVVERQTYLALGHQYVAE; this comes from the coding sequence ATGCTTCTAGGAAATATCATTTCAGAATATTATTCACGTATCGATAGCTGTGATATCGAATGGGTCATAAAACTATTTGCTGAAAATGCCATATATCACAGAGCTGATTCAGCATATTGTGGGCGAAATCAAATACATAAATTCTTCACAGATGGGCGGAAAATAAGAGGAGATCACATTCTCGATTCTATTTGGTCCTTTGATCATAGAGTCATATGCACAGGCACTTTTAAAGGAGTAGGAGCAGCTGGCGATCCTCGCAAAGTTGGCTTTTCTGATTTTTGGGCGTTTGACCAAAAACATTTGGTGGTTGAGCGTCAAACCTATCTGGCCTTAGGTCATCAATATGTCGCAGAATAG